AGCAGACGGTGCCGATCAAGGTGGCGGCCAGCGACTGCAACTTCCACATCTTCATTGGCCCCTGGTCGAACCAGACCCCGTGTGACAAGGCCAAGGACTTCCTGGGCAAGCAGGGGCTGTCCTTCCAGTCCGTGCCCGCCGTGCCCGGCGAGGCCGTGGTCACGACCATCGGGACCACGGAGATCAAGGGCTGGGATCAGGCCAAGTTCGCGGCCGCGCTCAAGGAGACGGGGTTTCCGCCCAAAGCCGACCCGGCCCAGGTCAACTGGGTGATGGCCGAGCTGCTGCTGGTGATCATGGTCATCTACGTGACCATGGTCTATGGGCCCATCGCTGCCTTCCTGGTCGAACTGTTCCCTACCCGGATCCGCTACACGTCCATGTCGCTGCCCTATCACATTGGCAATGGCTGGTTCGGCGGCATGCTCCCGCTCCTGGCCACCGCCATGGTCGCCGCGGCGGGCGACATCTACTACGGGCTCTGGTACCCGATCGTCGTGGCACTCATGACCTTCGTCATCGGGCTCATCTTCGTGCGCGAGACCAAGGACAACCGGATCCACGACGAGCACTAGCGCGATGATTCTGACCAGGGACCGGCGTCAAGGAGCCCTGGCGCCGGTCCCCAGACCGTCATTTTGGACCCGGTGCCACGCATGAGTGCGTGGCATACTCCCCCCGTGCCACGCTCCCGTATGCCCGCGCGCCGACTTGCCACGGTTGTGCTGTTGCTGGTGTCTCTCGACTTCGGCAATCCCTTCGTCGGCGGCGCGTTCACCTTCGAGTCCTCGGCGGACGGGCTACAGTGCCGCCGGGAATCCGGCGACCGGCAGATCCCCTCGGCGCAGGCCCCTCAGCCGGTGCGGCTGGAGACCTCCGCCTCCCCTGCGTGGGTGTCGGAATCCCGATCGCGGACCCGGCATGCGCCGGCGCGCCTGACTGTGACCTCGGGATCCGTTCGCGCGCGCTCGGACCTCCCCGCCGCCTCCGAAGAACACTAGTCCCCGCTCCCGCGGTTCCTGGCGACCGCTGCCCCCGGACTCTGTCCGTCTGGCGGCGACTGCGCGCACACATCAACCCAAGGGAGGGCGCATGGCGGACCTTACTGATCGGCAGAAGGAGGCATACTGGCGGTACAACGTCCGGCTGACCACGATCCTGCTCGTGATCTGGTTCGTGGTGACGTACATCATCTCGGGCCTCATGGCGGGCTGGTTCAACCAGTTCACCATCCTCGGCTTTCCCCTGGGCTACTACATGGCGGCGCAGGGCTCGCTGGCGATCTTCGTCATCGAGATCGCCGTCTACGCCAAGCTCATGAATGCCAAGGATGAGCAGTACGGCATCCAGGAGGAGGCCTAGCCCATGAGCCTGGACAAGCTCTTCGGCATCTACACGATCTCCTTCCTCGCCGTGACGATTCTCATCGGCATCGGTGAGATCTTCTTCGGGCTGCCAAATCGGTGGATCGGCTGGATCTTCATGGCCCTGTCGCTCGCCATCTACGTGTTCATCGGTATCGTCACCCGCACGTCCAACCCCGATCAGTACTACGTGGCCGGCCGCGGCGTGCCCGCCTTCTACAACGGCATGGCCACCGGCTCGGACTGGATGTCGGCCGCGTCGTTCATCTCCATGGGCGGGGCGCTCTCCGCGCAGGGCTTCGCCGGGCTCGCTTACGTGATGGGCTGGACCGGCGGATATCTCCTCCTCGCCGTCTTCCTCGGCCCCTACCTCCGGCAGTTCGGCGCCTACACCATTCCCGACTTCCTCGGCGCCCGCTACGGCGGCAACGCCGCGCGCGTCATCGGTGTGATCGCGGCCATCGCCTGCTCGTTCACCTACCTCATTGCCCAGGTGACCGGGGTCGGCCTGATCGTCTCTCGCTTCATCGGCCTGGACTTCAACGTGGGCGTGTTCGTCGGGCTGCTGGGCGTGCTCTTCTGCTCGGTGCTGGGCGGGATGCGCTCCGTCACCTGGACGCAGGTCGCGCAGTACATCATCCTGATCATCTCGTACCTGGTGCCGGTGGTGTACCTCTCGTGGCAGGTATTCTCGATCCCCATCCCGGAGCTCACCTACGGCCAGCTCCTGCAGCGCAACAACTCCAGCGCGATCCAGATCACGCGGGACGCCAAGGAGAAGGAGACGCGGGCACTCTGGAAGAAGGACGCGGACGAGGCCTCCGAGAAGCTGAAGGACCCCGCGCTGTCCGAGGCCGACCGGGCCAAGCTCACCGCGGCGCGCACGACCGCGCTCGCCCAGGCGAGGCCGCCGGCGCCCGGCGAGGACGCGAAGTTCGGCTACTACCTGACCGTGCCCAGCGGAGTGGGCATGTGGAACTTCCTGGCTCTCACGTTCTGCCTCATGGTGGGGACGGCGGGCCTGCCCCACATCCTCACGCGGTACTACACCACGCCCTCGGTGCGGCAGGCGCGCACCTCGGTGGCGTGGTCATTGTTCTTCATCTTCCTCCTCTACTTCACCGCACCCGCCTACGCGGCGTTCGCCCGGTTCGCCATCTATGCCAAGCTGGTGGGCAGTAAGGTGGCTGAGCTGCCGCGCTGGGTCACGCTCTGGAAGCCTGCCGGCCTCTTCGACGTGATCGACAAGAACGGGGACGGCGTCATCCAGTGGGCGGACTTCGTGGTCAAGAGCACCGACTTCGTGGTGCTCGCCACCCCCGAGATTGCGGGGCTGCCCTTCGTCATCACCGGCCTAGTCATGGCAGGCGGGCTCGCTGCGGCACTCAGCACGGCGGACGGCCTCCTGCTCACCATCGCCAACGCCATCTCGCACGACCTCTACTACAACGTGATCGATCCCAGCGCCTCCCTGGCCAAGCGCCTCACCATTACCAAGGTGCTCCTCATCGTGACCGCGCTGGTCTCCGCCTGGGTGGCCACGTTCCGGCTCTCCCTCATCGTGG
This window of the Candidatus Methylomirabilota bacterium genome carries:
- a CDS encoding DUF4212 domain-containing protein — encoded protein: MADLTDRQKEAYWRYNVRLTTILLVIWFVVTYIISGLMAGWFNQFTILGFPLGYYMAAQGSLAIFVIEIAVYAKLMNAKDEQYGIQEEA
- a CDS encoding sodium:solute symporter family protein, whose protein sequence is MSLDKLFGIYTISFLAVTILIGIGEIFFGLPNRWIGWIFMALSLAIYVFIGIVTRTSNPDQYYVAGRGVPAFYNGMATGSDWMSAASFISMGGALSAQGFAGLAYVMGWTGGYLLLAVFLGPYLRQFGAYTIPDFLGARYGGNAARVIGVIAAIACSFTYLIAQVTGVGLIVSRFIGLDFNVGVFVGLLGVLFCSVLGGMRSVTWTQVAQYIILIISYLVPVVYLSWQVFSIPIPELTYGQLLQRNNSSAIQITRDAKEKETRALWKKDADEASEKLKDPALSEADRAKLTAARTTALAQARPPAPGEDAKFGYYLTVPSGVGMWNFLALTFCLMVGTAGLPHILTRYYTTPSVRQARTSVAWSLFFIFLLYFTAPAYAAFARFAIYAKLVGSKVAELPRWVTLWKPAGLFDVIDKNGDGVIQWADFVVKSTDFVVLATPEIAGLPFVITGLVMAGGLAAALSTADGLLLTIANAISHDLYYNVIDPSASLAKRLTITKVLLIVTALVSAWVATFRLSLIVELVAWAFSLAGASFFPALVMGIWWKRANKAGAVVGMIVGLGVTTFYMIGSRFYGLQWFGTLTIASAIFGLPAGFLTIWIVSLLTAPPPKTVQDLVVSVRYPKSGQATARSAQGIGLGQH